One genomic segment of Brevinematales bacterium includes these proteins:
- a CDS encoding sugar nucleotide-binding protein yields the protein MRILITGRNGTVGSVLSRRLEGMGHEVAGWDRAKIPVDNYHAMEDFVRSASPGAVYHLAILSEPTGVENEGWKVNYEWASELAWICRTAGIRFIFASSVMVFSNRAAGPFTVDSIPDETVGYGYEKRMAEERVFYQYPGTLIARLGWQIGNAPGSNNMIDFFDTRMREDGEIRASRLWYPACSFLDDTAGVLAGLTDAAPGLYQVDANRGWSFYEIAEELNKLHGGRWKVVPAEDFVYNQRMIDARIKIPPLRERLKGLREI from the coding sequence ATGAGAATCCTTATCACGGGCAGGAACGGTACGGTCGGGAGCGTCCTTTCAAGGCGGCTTGAGGGGATGGGGCATGAAGTGGCCGGATGGGACCGGGCGAAAATACCGGTCGATAACTACCATGCGATGGAGGATTTCGTGCGTTCGGCCTCCCCCGGCGCGGTGTACCATCTGGCGATATTGAGCGAACCGACCGGTGTCGAGAACGAGGGATGGAAGGTCAACTACGAATGGGCGAGCGAACTCGCGTGGATATGCCGGACCGCGGGTATCCGTTTTATTTTCGCGAGCTCCGTAATGGTGTTCTCGAACCGGGCGGCGGGGCCGTTTACGGTGGATTCGATTCCCGACGAGACCGTGGGATACGGCTACGAGAAGCGGATGGCGGAGGAACGGGTCTTCTATCAGTACCCCGGGACGTTGATCGCGCGGCTGGGGTGGCAGATCGGGAATGCGCCGGGCTCGAACAATATGATCGATTTCTTCGATACGAGGATGCGTGAGGACGGCGAAATCCGCGCAAGCCGGCTATGGTACCCGGCGTGCTCGTTCCTCGACGATACAGCGGGTGTTCTCGCGGGGTTGACGGATGCCGCGCCGGGACTCTACCAGGTCGACGCAAATCGCGGGTGGAGTTTCTACGAGATCGCGGAGGAGCTAAACAAACTGCACGGCGGGCGATGGAAGGTGGTGCCGGCGGAGGACTTTGTCTATAATCAGCGGATGATCGACGCGCGGATAAAAATTCCGCCGCTCCGCGAACGGCTGAAGGGACTGAGGGAGATATAG
- a CDS encoding 2-dehydropantoate 2-reductase: MKNVCVCGIGGVGGYFGGKLAANSSDRNVYFVARGEHLEHIKRDGLTLKTPAGTIVSRPAIATDAPEELPLCDILIVSVKSYSLPEILPRLGGVIGERTCILPLLNGVDIPERIRAVTGKGVILPACVYVGTHIESPGVVTQNGGDGKILFGPGPGMDGFDPSPITAMFDNAGILCEYHTDPHPPIWMKYIFISAYGMVTAAYGKTLDEVYADTAMRDSVMEIMSEIETIARKRGVNLPHGAAEQSLDKAAKFPPGTKTSFQRDIERGGHNEGDLFGGTIIRMGREMGIPVPAAEKFYTLRP, translated from the coding sequence ATGAAAAACGTGTGCGTATGCGGAATAGGCGGCGTCGGCGGGTATTTCGGCGGGAAGCTCGCTGCGAATTCGTCGGATAGGAATGTCTATTTCGTCGCGCGCGGAGAGCATCTCGAGCATATCAAACGCGACGGGTTGACGCTGAAAACGCCCGCCGGGACAATCGTATCCCGTCCGGCAATCGCTACCGACGCCCCGGAGGAACTCCCGTTATGCGACATCCTTATCGTCTCGGTAAAAAGCTACAGCCTGCCGGAGATACTCCCGCGCCTGGGCGGAGTGATCGGCGAACGCACCTGCATCCTGCCCCTCCTCAACGGGGTCGACATACCGGAGAGAATTCGCGCGGTTACCGGCAAGGGTGTTATTCTCCCGGCGTGCGTGTATGTCGGGACGCATATCGAGAGCCCGGGGGTGGTGACACAGAACGGGGGTGACGGAAAAATCCTGTTCGGCCCCGGCCCGGGAATGGACGGCTTCGATCCCTCGCCGATTACCGCGATGTTCGATAACGCGGGTATCCTCTGCGAATACCATACCGACCCCCACCCCCCGATCTGGATGAAGTATATCTTTATTTCCGCTTACGGGATGGTAACCGCCGCATACGGAAAAACGCTCGACGAGGTCTACGCCGATACCGCGATGCGGGATTCCGTAATGGAGATAATGTCCGAAATCGAGACGATTGCGCGGAAACGCGGGGTAAATCTCCCGCACGGCGCCGCGGAACAGTCGCTCGATAAAGCGGCGAAATTCCCGCCCGGCACAAAAACGTCGTTCCAGCGGGATATCGAACGCGGCGGGCATAACGAGGGCGACCTGTTCGGCGGAACGATTATCAGGATGGGAAGGGAGATGGGGATTCCCGTGCCGGCGGCTGAAAAATTTTATACCCTGCGTCCCTAG